In one Hippocampus zosterae strain Florida chromosome 10, ASM2543408v3, whole genome shotgun sequence genomic region, the following are encoded:
- the LOC127608987 gene encoding claudin-8-like has protein sequence MVKEMCELAAVCVGLVGLIGAAATTGMPTWKVTAFIGENIVVMESRWEGLWMNCYRQANIRMQCKVYDSLLFLPAELQAARGLMCCSLALSGLGLLLATLGLRCTSCFRGNDRVNAAILSVAGGMQLLASVCVFIPVSWTGHVIIRDFYNPLLIDAQRRELGDALYIGWVTGAFLFSSGLLFLCGLRTSDKRSSDVSHPTVLRKPVVMDYQPIRSLSSITPYAIQQGPNSHYLIDQSDAVMLNPTGSTSRSYQGSAAQHSSLRHSNPLGSIYTPVNSLYLSQNSTPYTLTYNPSMSYQSSFHPAPQTPVFIPYKSSRIDPSSYNGSSPGMYI, from the coding sequence ATGGTCAAAGAAATGTGCGAGCTCGCCGCCGTGTGCGTAGGCCTGGTGGGGCTGATCGGGGCGGCCGCCACCACCGGGATGCCCACGTGGAAGGTGACGGCCTTCATCGGGGAGAACATCGTGGTGATGGAAAGCCGCTGGGAGGGCTTGTGGATGAACTGCTACAGGCAAGCCAACATCAGGATGCAGTGTAAGGTGTACGATTCCCTCCTGTTCTTGCCCGCCGAGCTCCAGGCAGCCAGGGGCCTCATGTGCTGCTCCCTGGCCTTGTCGGGACTGGGGCTCCTGTTGGCTACGTTGGGATTGCGCTGCACTTCCTGCTTCCGCGGTAACGACAGAGTCAATGCGGCCATCTTGTCGGTTGCCGGCGGCATGCAGCTCCTGGCTTCCGTTTGCGTCTTCATCCCCGTGTCATGGACGGGACATGTCATCATCCGGGACTTCTACAACCCTCTGCTGATCGACGCCCAGAGGAGGGAGCTGGGAGACGCGCTTTACATCGGCTGGGTGACCGGCGCCTTTCTCTTTAGCTCCGGCTTGTTGTTCCTCTGCGGTCTGCGGACGTCGGACAAAAGGTCCTCGGACGTGTCCCACCCCACCGTGCTGAGGAAGCCCGTTGTGATGGACTACCAGCCTATCCGGAGTCTCTCCAGCATCACACCCTACGCCATCCAGCAAGGCCCAAACAGTCACTATCTCATCGATCAGAGTGACGCCGTCATGCTCAACCCGACCGGAAGCACCTCCCGCTCGTATCAAGGCAGCGCGGCCCAACATTCGTCCCTGAGGCACTCAAACCCGCTGGGGAGCATCTACACGCCGGTCAACTCCTTATATTTGAGCCAGAACAGCACGCCATACACACTCACGTACAACCCCAGCATGTCCTATCAATCCAGCTTCCACCCCGCACCTCAAACGCCCGTTTTCATTCCATATAAATCATCCAGAATTGATCCGTCATCTTACAACGGGAGCAGCCCAGGCATGTACATCTGA
- the cldn8.1 gene encoding claudin-8, with amino-acid sequence MRPRPPAGRAPFPSQSPLQSRRERDKMADSALEMLGFFLTLIGLIGVAASTGMPMWRVTAFIGENIIVFETRYEGLWMNCFKQADIRMQCKVYDSLLALPPDLQAARGLMCCSLALAGLALLISLAGLQCTACIRNNDRAKRLVLIVAGAVIFTACICVLIPVSWTAHVIIRDFYNPLLIDAQRRELGEALYIGWVAGAFLFAGGCVFTCCNVRSEGKEPRGYVYSGNSDYMAYPPQPVRTLQPQQLVLLPQAQAQPILSRHPSAQSQPVLSRHPSAQAQPVLSRHPSSIYSYQSSQTSRYPSVRSGVAYL; translated from the coding sequence CACGTCCCCCGGCGGGACGAGCTCCGTTCCCGTCGCAGTCGCCGTTGCAGTCGCGTAGGGAGCGGGACAAGATGGCCGACTCGGCTCTGGAGATGCTGGGTTTCTTTCTGACGCTCATCGGGCTGATCGGGGTGGCAGCCAGCACCGGCATGCCCATGTGGAGAGTCACGGCCTTCATCGGCGAGAACATCATCGTGTTCGAGACTCGCTACGAAGGCCTGTGGATGAACTGCTTCAAGCAGGCCGACATCAGGATGCAGTGCAAGGTCTACGACTCCCTGCTGGCCCTGCCCCCGGACCTCCAGGCGGCTCGGGGTCTCATGTGCTGCTCCCTGGCCCTGGCCGGCCTGGCGCTTCTCATCAGCCTGGCGGGGCTGCAGTGCACGGCGTGCATCCGCAACAACGACCGAGCCAAGCGACTGGTGCTCATCGTGGCCGGGGCCGTGATCTTCACGGCGTGCATCTGCGTCCTGATCCCCGTGTCCTGGACGGCTCACGTCATCATCCGCGACTTCTACAACCCTTTGCTGATCGACGCCCAGCGGAGGGAGCTGGGGGAGGCCCTCTACATCGGCTGGGTGGCCGGCGCCTTCCTATTCGCCGGAGGATGCGTGTTCACTTGCTGCAACGTGCGGTCCGAAGGCAAAGAACCCAGGGGCTACGTCTACTCCGGGAACTCGGACTACATGGCGTACCCTCCGCAGCCCGTCCGGACTCTGCAGCCTCAGCAACTGGTGCTGCTCCCTCAGGCCCAGGCCCAGCCCATCCTTTCCAGACACCCCTCCGCCCAGTCCCAGCCGGTCCTTTCCAGACACCCGTCCGCCCAGGCCCAGCCGGTCCTTTCCAGACACCCTTCCAGCATCTACAGCTACCAGTCCAGCCAAACGTCCAGGTACCCGTCTGTACGCAGCGGGGTGGCGTATCTCTGA